The Terriglobales bacterium genomic sequence TCCAGAACGTGCTGACCAAATCTCTCGGCACCGCTAACCCGCACAACGTCATCAAGGCGACCTTCGACGCGCTCAGCCAGCTGCGCGACCGCAACGATGTGGCGGCGCGACGCGGCAAGTCGGTCCAGGAGCTGTGAGCATGACGGAGAAAACGCACAAGAAGGCGGGAAAGAAATCGGTGGGTATGCTGCGTCTGCGCTGGTTCCGCTCCGCCATCCAGGCGCCGAAGAAGCACAAGCGCGTGGTGCGCGGGTTGGGCTTCACCCGGCTGAACCAGATTGTGGAGCGCGA encodes the following:
- the rpmD gene encoding 50S ribosomal protein L30, translated to MTEKTHKKAGKKSVGMLRLRWFRSAIQAPKKHKRVVRGLGFTRLNQIVEREDTPSIRGMVNKVPHLVEIVDGAK